One genomic region from Osmerus eperlanus chromosome 6, fOsmEpe2.1, whole genome shotgun sequence encodes:
- the LOC134022044 gene encoding dual specificity phosphatase 29-like isoform X1, producing the protein MEPCYEPPSVSELQEFFLADRKPTGHLNQVWPNVYIGNEVAARDKATLHSLGITHIVNAAHEPPQKGPEPCFSVNTGPYFYRDMSVDYYGVEADDAVDFILSPFFYPVARYIRAALAMEGHVFVHCLMGVSRSATLVLAFLMISEGLRLQEAAAAVRQHRDICPNPGFLLQLHRLDASLERERRRIQAKKLSQSDSTHQEDTPPLLELRRIMLTDRKPLGTINQVWPNLYLGNESAARDKPMLTSLGVTHIVNTAAGLHRINTGPGFYSDLPVPVKYIGVEAADHPLFDLRPFFSSTAEFIDNALKHNGKVFVHCAMGVSRSGAMVLAYLMICQHVSLVDAIMAVRLNRDIGPNAGFLLQLRQLELNLTQQRRLERTETQT; encoded by the exons ATGGAGCCATGCTATGAACCTCCATCAGTGTCTGAGCTGCAGGAATTCTTTCTGGCAGACAGAAAGCCCACTGGACACCTCAACCAGGTCTGGCCCAACGTTTACATAGGCAACGA GGTGGCAGCCCGTGACAAGGCAACCCTGCACAGCCTGGGAATCACCCACATAGTCAACGCTGCACATGAACCCCCACAGAAAGGCCCTGAGCCCTGCTTCTCTGTCAACACTGGCCCTTATTTCTATAGAGACATGTCTGTGGACTATTATGGGGTTGAGGCTGATGATGCTGTGGACTTTATCCTCAGTCCCTTCTTTTACCCTGTAGCACGTTACATCAGAGCTGCCTTGGCCAtggagg GCCATGTGTTTGTTCACTGTCTGATGGGAGTGAGCCGGTCTGCAACTTTGGTACTGGCCTTCCTCATGATCTCTGAAGGCCTGAGGCTGCAGGAGGCTGCAGCTGCAGTCAGGCAGCATAGAGATATTTGCCCCAACCCTGGCTTCCTGCTGCAGCTACACAGACTGGATGCCagcctggagagggagaggaggagaatccAGGCTAAGAAACT AAGTCAGTCAGACTCCACCCACCAGGAAGACACTCCCCCTCTCTTAGAGTTGCGACGGATCATGTTGACCGATAGGAAGCCATTAGGAACGATCAATCAAGTCTGGCCCAACCTCTATCTTGGAAACGA gtctgCAGCGCGGGACAAACCCATGTTGACATCTTTGGGTGTAACTCACATTGTGAATACAGCAGCCGGTCTTCACCGCATTAACACCGGGCCTGGATTCTACAGCGATCTGCCAGTACCAGTGAAGTACATCGGTGTTGAGGCAGCAGACCATCCGCTGTTTGACCTCCGACCCTTCTTCAGCTCCACAGCAGAGTTTATAGACAATGCCTTAAAACACAATG GGAAGGTGTTTGTCCACTGTGCCATGGGTGTCAGTCGGTCCGGAGCGATGGTTTTGGCCTACCTGATGATCTGCCAGCATGTCTCCCTGGTAGACGCCATCATGGCTGTCCGTCTGAACCGGGACATTGGACCCAACGCAGGCTTTCTGTTGCAGCTTAGACAGCTGGAGCTAAATCTGACACAGCAGAGGAgactggagaggacagagacccAAACATGA
- the LOC134022044 gene encoding dual specificity protein phosphatase 13B-like isoform X3: protein MEPCYEPPSVSELQEFFLADRKPTGHLNQVWPNVYIGNEVAARDKATLHSLGITHIVNAAHEPPQKGPEPCFSVNTGPYFYRDMSVDYYGVEADDAVDFILSPFFYPVARYIRAALAMEGHVFVHCLMGVSRSATLVLAFLMISEGLRLQEAAAAVRQHRDICPNPGFLLQLHRLDASLERERRRIQAKKLSQSDSTHQEDTPPLLELRRIMLTDRKPLGTINQVWPNLYLGNDDLPVPVKYIGVEAADHPLFDLRPFFSSTAEFIDNALKHNGKVFVHCAMGVSRSGAMVLAYLMICQHVSLVDAIMAVRLNRDIGPNAGFLLQLRQLELNLTQQRRLERTETQT from the exons ATGGAGCCATGCTATGAACCTCCATCAGTGTCTGAGCTGCAGGAATTCTTTCTGGCAGACAGAAAGCCCACTGGACACCTCAACCAGGTCTGGCCCAACGTTTACATAGGCAACGA GGTGGCAGCCCGTGACAAGGCAACCCTGCACAGCCTGGGAATCACCCACATAGTCAACGCTGCACATGAACCCCCACAGAAAGGCCCTGAGCCCTGCTTCTCTGTCAACACTGGCCCTTATTTCTATAGAGACATGTCTGTGGACTATTATGGGGTTGAGGCTGATGATGCTGTGGACTTTATCCTCAGTCCCTTCTTTTACCCTGTAGCACGTTACATCAGAGCTGCCTTGGCCAtggagg GCCATGTGTTTGTTCACTGTCTGATGGGAGTGAGCCGGTCTGCAACTTTGGTACTGGCCTTCCTCATGATCTCTGAAGGCCTGAGGCTGCAGGAGGCTGCAGCTGCAGTCAGGCAGCATAGAGATATTTGCCCCAACCCTGGCTTCCTGCTGCAGCTACACAGACTGGATGCCagcctggagagggagaggaggagaatccAGGCTAAGAAACT AAGTCAGTCAGACTCCACCCACCAGGAAGACACTCCCCCTCTCTTAGAGTTGCGACGGATCATGTTGACCGATAGGAAGCCATTAGGAACGATCAATCAAGTCTGGCCCAACCTCTATCTTGGAAACGA CGATCTGCCAGTACCAGTGAAGTACATCGGTGTTGAGGCAGCAGACCATCCGCTGTTTGACCTCCGACCCTTCTTCAGCTCCACAGCAGAGTTTATAGACAATGCCTTAAAACACAATG GGAAGGTGTTTGTCCACTGTGCCATGGGTGTCAGTCGGTCCGGAGCGATGGTTTTGGCCTACCTGATGATCTGCCAGCATGTCTCCCTGGTAGACGCCATCATGGCTGTCCGTCTGAACCGGGACATTGGACCCAACGCAGGCTTTCTGTTGCAGCTTAGACAGCTGGAGCTAAATCTGACACAGCAGAGGAgactggagaggacagagacccAAACATGA
- the LOC134022044 gene encoding dual specificity protein phosphatase 13B-like isoform X2 produces the protein MEPCYEPPSVSELQEFFLADRKPTGHLNQVWPNVYIGNEVAARDKATLHSLGITHIVNAAHEPPQKGPEPCFSVNTGPYFYRDMSVDYYGVEADDAVDFILSPFFYPVARYIRAALAMEGHVFVHCLMGVSRSATLVLAFLMISEGLRLQEAAAAVRQHRDICPNPGFLLQLHRLDASLERERRRIQAKKLQSDSTHQEDTPPLLELRRIMLTDRKPLGTINQVWPNLYLGNESAARDKPMLTSLGVTHIVNTAAGLHRINTGPGFYSDLPVPVKYIGVEAADHPLFDLRPFFSSTAEFIDNALKHNGKVFVHCAMGVSRSGAMVLAYLMICQHVSLVDAIMAVRLNRDIGPNAGFLLQLRQLELNLTQQRRLERTETQT, from the exons ATGGAGCCATGCTATGAACCTCCATCAGTGTCTGAGCTGCAGGAATTCTTTCTGGCAGACAGAAAGCCCACTGGACACCTCAACCAGGTCTGGCCCAACGTTTACATAGGCAACGA GGTGGCAGCCCGTGACAAGGCAACCCTGCACAGCCTGGGAATCACCCACATAGTCAACGCTGCACATGAACCCCCACAGAAAGGCCCTGAGCCCTGCTTCTCTGTCAACACTGGCCCTTATTTCTATAGAGACATGTCTGTGGACTATTATGGGGTTGAGGCTGATGATGCTGTGGACTTTATCCTCAGTCCCTTCTTTTACCCTGTAGCACGTTACATCAGAGCTGCCTTGGCCAtggagg GCCATGTGTTTGTTCACTGTCTGATGGGAGTGAGCCGGTCTGCAACTTTGGTACTGGCCTTCCTCATGATCTCTGAAGGCCTGAGGCTGCAGGAGGCTGCAGCTGCAGTCAGGCAGCATAGAGATATTTGCCCCAACCCTGGCTTCCTGCTGCAGCTACACAGACTGGATGCCagcctggagagggagaggaggagaatccAGGCTAAGAAACT TCAGTCAGACTCCACCCACCAGGAAGACACTCCCCCTCTCTTAGAGTTGCGACGGATCATGTTGACCGATAGGAAGCCATTAGGAACGATCAATCAAGTCTGGCCCAACCTCTATCTTGGAAACGA gtctgCAGCGCGGGACAAACCCATGTTGACATCTTTGGGTGTAACTCACATTGTGAATACAGCAGCCGGTCTTCACCGCATTAACACCGGGCCTGGATTCTACAGCGATCTGCCAGTACCAGTGAAGTACATCGGTGTTGAGGCAGCAGACCATCCGCTGTTTGACCTCCGACCCTTCTTCAGCTCCACAGCAGAGTTTATAGACAATGCCTTAAAACACAATG GGAAGGTGTTTGTCCACTGTGCCATGGGTGTCAGTCGGTCCGGAGCGATGGTTTTGGCCTACCTGATGATCTGCCAGCATGTCTCCCTGGTAGACGCCATCATGGCTGTCCGTCTGAACCGGGACATTGGACCCAACGCAGGCTTTCTGTTGCAGCTTAGACAGCTGGAGCTAAATCTGACACAGCAGAGGAgactggagaggacagagacccAAACATGA
- the LOC134022050 gene encoding dual specificity protein phosphatase 13A-like isoform X2 yields MTDDKRPQNLALIKELEYILDSCKLELTPIAEVWPNLYIGNVAIAQNRGALQKLGITHILNAAHSKQGSIGDQSYYGNACLYCGIPAEDSSHFDISQYFQASADFIHKALETKDGKVLVHCIMGMSRSATLVLAYLMLRRRVTLRDALRHVIQRRAIYPNRNFLALLLNLDTQLTRKRRLCPLL; encoded by the exons ATGACAGACGATAAACGGCCACAGAACCTGGCGCTCATTAAAGAGCTGGAGTACATCCTGGACTCCTGCAAACTGGAGTTGACTCCCATAGCTGAGGTTTGGCCCAACCTCTACATAGGAAACGT ggccATTGCCCAGAACAGAGGAGCATTACAGAAGCTGGGCATCACTCACATCCTGAACGCAGCCCACTCTAAACAGGGCAGCATCGGCGACCAGAGTTACTACGGCAATGCCTGTCTGTACTGTGGGATCCCTGCTGAAGACTCCTCCCACTTTGATATCAGCCAGTACTTTCAGGCTTCTGCAGACTTCATACACAAGGCCCTGGAGACCAAAGATG GAAAGGTGTTGGTACACTGCATCATGGGTATGAGTCGTTCCGCTACACTGGTCCTGGCTTACCTGATGCTGCGACGACGTGTCACATTACGAGATGCCTTGAGACATGTGATACAGCGGCGTGCCATCTACCCCAACAGGAACTTCCTGGCGCTCCTACTCAACCTCGACACTCAGCTCACACGCAAGAGAAggctctgccctctcctctga